The DNA window GAATAACTTGAGCcgtaaaaatgcacattttttaagCAGTAATAGCAGGCGTAAAAGTCTCTGGACTCCTCAAAGAGGATGGTTCAATTTCATGCTTAAAATGTTACTCGAATTAATAATTCTTATCTCAGgttagttttcaggcaaaaagAATGGTGCTAAACAAGACATGACACCACGCagtaggggcttggaggacaaggtgcgcAAGTGCAGTTATTGCTATTTCAAGATtacatgtttaaagtttcgaaattacacagAGCCTtgtggcagaaagaaagttcaagctCAATTATACATTTGATTTTAACagtgatttttttactgaatatATTTTAGGACTAGAGTTGATGAAATCTTTTgtcacctcaattttttcaagaactgcacttacaTGCCTTGTCTTCCACACCACTGATAAGGAACCTTATTCACTAAAGCTTTCAGTATTctattgttgcaatttttcgtaAATTAAAGGTAACAGGAGGGGATCACTAAGTGCGAAAACTAAAGGggggaatttttttaggggcatCTGGCACTGTGGAGAGTATTATCAGAGTGAATTTGTCGTTGTTAGTGCCATCGAAGTGCATTAATGCTAATTTGGACCGTGATCTCAGCACTGTAGCTTAATCATTCCACAGGACAAAAATTAGTCCCTTGATAGAGAACTAACTCCTACGTAAAAATTTGGACTGTGGTCTAGGTGGGCGAGTGAGTGCTACGTTCAGGCACACATTTATCAAAAGGATGTGAAAAATGCAATGAAGACAAAATGAACAGGAAACAATTATATATTCTAGAACAGAATAGATAGATGTAGAACATGACTTTGGTATCCttgacttgaaaatttgtcttatGAGCTAGGCTGGCACCAATGACCTGACTTAGAAACAGAGCTGGCATTGGGATGACACGAGTACATctgcaaaaaatgagaaacaagAGGGAAAATTAATTAGGGTAAGTGTACTGCGGTAAGAAGAAGATACTATTTTTTTCACTTCACACATGAATGCTGAGTTTCAGCATTATTAATTTCTCGGTGCTGACAAAGATAGGTGTACATTTGTACTGTTTGgtgattttcttcaattttttatccgtcAATCGATACTTCTCACAATGAAAAGACGTGCTCCTGATTCATAAGTTTGACTTAAAAACTACTCCTGTTTTACAGTCgaattcataaaaattatcaaattgaCACTGGTACATCTACAAcatgtaaaataatttaaaataatgtacaaatttaaaaaatgaaattggtaAATCAGAGAGGGATTCTGCATTACAATTACAGATTTAGGTTTAATCattatcatttttcaatgaatgtCGGGCATTTTAGAATTGAAAGGTGGATGcctcaattaaaatttcaagaattgttCAGACAACTCTACTTACCTGAATATGGCAAAGATATTCTAGATTGGGAAAATTGTCTTATGATTTAGGCTGCCACCAATGACCTGACTTAGAAACAGATCTGGCATTGGGATGACACGAGTACATctgcaaaaaatgagaaacaagAGGGAAAATTAATTAGGGTAAGTGTACTGCGGTAAGAAGAAGATACTATTTTTTTCACTTCACACATGAATGCTGAGTTTCAGCATTATTAATTTCTCGGTGCTGACAAAGATAGGTGTACATTTGTACTGTTTGgtgattttcttccattttttatcCGTCAATCCGGGGTAGGGCAACGTAAGACAGTTTGTATCCCTCATAGTTCTGTATGCACCTGGATAGGCATAGAACAGGGATGCAGCCCAAACCAACATTTTGGGGGAATATCTAATCATGTTAGAAAACGTCAATTCCAATTGCTCCATTAAGAATTCTAACTTTGACACAACTGTTTCGTCTAATTCGGTGTGTTCAGTTAAACTTTCCTTGACATTATTAGAAAAATACTTAATGCGCTCCACTAATGGAACGGCACTCGACTCAAACGTTTCCATAAATGTTGTAAGACTTTTGAGCTTGCtccatttttcacatttcaagcTTGAGCCCAGGATCTGCTGCAATATACTTGGTACTgtgatttcattattttgaatgattttaacACTAAAATCTTGACTTATCTGAAACGCAACTTTGATTTTGGGTAGTGAGTGGAAATTTACATCATCCAAGAGGCAGAATAGAACATGGTTTTCCGcttgaaaagtgagaaaattagtGAACTCTTTAACCTTTGCAGTTCTTAATTCCTCAAAACTTAGAATGCGATCTGCTTGGATCGCTTCTCTTCTTGCTGCTAGAGCAACTCTCTTATCAGCTAAATCTGCGGCTACGGCTTGGGCATGAGTCTCAGGTGTTCTCTCGCATTGGGGTAGGTCAGTAGAGTGTTCAGGGGGCCAGTCCGGAAATAAAGAAGGGAAGGCTTCATCGGTTAGCTTGGGGACTCTGCGAGGCAATTCAATAATGCCATTTTCTGCGGTATTTATAAAATCAGAGCAGATAATGTGCTGTGGAGCAAAATGCTTAATGCAAATGACATGGtatttggtaactttaccgCGTAGATCTTCTCTCCAGATGTAGTGAAGCCACTTGTTTCTCAGCTGCTCGTTTTTGGGGAATTGGAAGGTGGATAAAGCAGCGGTGACTTTTCACCGGTGCGCTAGCGCGACGGGTGACGAAAACGGCTCCGAGCCGCGGCGTTCCGAAAATCGTTCCTAGAAGTTCCCTGGCGCCTCGACAGATTCTCGGAACGCCGCGGCTCGGAGCCGTTTTCGTCACCCGTCGCGCTAGCGCACCGgtgaaaaattcagctttttcGGTCATATCTTTTGACTTCACCAAGTCTCCACTTTGATTTTTGGCAAGGGTGTAGATATAGGTCTAACCGACCTCTGGAAAAAAATCGTAGGATTCTATGCACCCCTTTTTAAGATACTTCAATtttagacttcaaaaattttcatgaaaaaaaaaatgtagaagtTTATTTAAAATACGGTGTGCATACGTGGAAAAACTGTCTTTAGAGCTTTTAATCGGCACCAGAACGGATCAGATCGAATAAACGGCTCTGAAAATACAGGCAATTGATTGAAGGGGTTAACCTCCGTTATTTTACTCAAACTTTAAAGCTCAATAAAAGTTCAACGAACAgacaaaaacattgacaaatcAACTTTTTGGAACCAGCTCAATGAGTAGAGTGAGTGtaccaaatttcatcaaatttgaagaagtcgggtcaaattttggtttgatttaGCATGGATTGACCTGTAGGAGATACAATATTAAAACAAAGTCATTATAAATTGAATACTTCCCCTAATCGTCATCAAAGTAAAAGTCATCTACAGCAAGTGGTGCAAGCTCCTTCTCAAATGCGTCAAATTCTGCCAAGAAATCCTTTCGAGCCTCTGATAGAGGTCTCCATTATGATACAAAAATACTCGTAATCCTGCTTTGCTAACGACAGAGGCAGTGTCACGCTGTTACTGCAGGCGCTGCTTGTGgccataggcgtagctaggccattttgctggggggggcctggccccccaccaccggggggtctggggggtatggaataccccccaggtcagcggggggtccggggggcctcccccggaaaatttttgaaattttaactctatttgagcgcatctcgaggcacttgtggcgttaatcttccttcaatttttgcataaaattcacccagttttatgcattttaaggttaaaatactttgaaattgttgcattcaacaggttattccatttattttctcacttttaacgattaaagatggtgtttttgcaccatccagaatttctggggggggccagatgatactatttccaattttggggggggggccaggccccccctggcccccccccttcctacgccactGCTTGTGGCCAGTTGGCTGGCAGAACTGAATCGAACTtttaaagaggttgttccatcccccattagatttggccccctatcaaatatgatccatcttttcaggagtgatacagtagcatgcgagacgttcaaatatggcggtcattttgacttaggcccacccagagagggggggcggggggtcaaagacaaaaccttcaactgcctataacttttgagcgaaaaatcggattgagttgacctttttttgaaatgaaagatctcaaaaagatctatctgctgataccagaaaaattgaaaaaaagttaaatttaatgcaaatttttagcaatttttcgattttttaggaggcaaaattttcaattttgtcgtgtttcggcaccgcgcaatgactctactaaaacaaaaacaagttttttagattctacactcaatttcctataagatgcaaaaaaccgcatcttggggaaacgtttagatcgcgagctatggctcgtcaaagttagCCCCGCGCTAAGCGCGCGCCCCctgcgctgttcgcatatcctctccacgcgtctgccaccgatcctgttgcccctcctcccccatcctaaatgcaaattaacattatactacccagctttcgtatatatctgcgttataggtacgtggaaatttcagcaagttcgtgatttccagtggaattgatgctttatatctctcccccccccccccccaacccggccactgtgctccaaatattgtgcgaaaaagaattataaacattttcttgttacatgtttttgctgatgtagcaccctgtgactacgaaatcgaattgaggtaattttttatcccaccTCCCAACCTCCTTGTGTAACCTGTGTGTATCCTTGTGTAACTGCTTTCAATTCACttaataaattactttttttatacctattctGTTCATTTTAGCGTGTAATCTAGAAAACAAATACCTCCAGTTAGacacaaga is part of the Bemisia tabaci chromosome 1, PGI_BMITA_v3 genome and encodes:
- the LOC140226101 gene encoding uncharacterized protein, which translates into the protein MATSSACSNSVTLPLSLAKQDYEYFFTAALSTFQFPKNEQLRNKWLHYIWREDLRGKVTKYHVICIKHFAPQHIICSDFINTAENGIIELPRRVPKLTDEAFPSLFPDWPPEHSTDLPQCERTPETHAQAVAADLADKRVALAARREAIQADRILSFEELRTAKVKEFTNFLTFQAENHVLFCLLDDVNFHSLPKIKVAFQISQDFSVKIIQNNEITVPSILQQILGSSLKCEKWSKLKSLTTFMETFESSAVPLVERIKYFSNNVKESLTEHTELDETVVSKLEFLMEQLELTFSNMIRYSPKMLVWAASLFYAYPGAYRTMRDTNCLTLPYPGLTDKKWKKITKQYKCTPIFVSTEKLIMLKLSIHV